The Pseudomonadota bacterium genome includes a window with the following:
- the dnaB gene encoding replicative DNA helicase translates to MVKKGKSKESLDPLRLPPQSLLAEEALLGGIMLENSALSQVMDYVREEDFYRPGNREIFKTILMLSKNHEPIDLVTVADHLKQRHKLDDIGGSGYLSSLVDNVHTAANLSAYARIVKNKSLLRGLIQTATTIVEQSYGEVEDVDQLVDSAERAILDVARKRNQSEITPIDEIVKSSFAAIDAAYRSNTTITGVATGFAGIDNMTCGFQRSDLIIIAGRPSMGKTSFALNIAHNASANPEVVTRVAFFSLEMSKEQLVTRLLCSQSEINAQTIRRGLLKDQDWPRLSEAAAVVSELPIYIDDTAAISIMEMRAKARRLQNNKGLDMVMVDYLQLMRGDGESREREISEISRSLKAMAKELNVPVVALSQLNRSVESRVDRRPQLSDLRESGAIEQDADVIMFVYRDEVYNKDKPENAGLAEILIRKQRNGPTGVVNMRFFGEFTTFRDIDNRYDAYEGGREQMSERELAAVESDFAHFDAVRED, encoded by the coding sequence GTGGTAAAGAAAGGTAAAAGTAAAGAGAGTTTGGACCCTTTGCGGCTGCCGCCCCAGAGTCTGCTGGCGGAAGAGGCCCTGCTGGGCGGAATCATGCTCGAGAACTCGGCCTTGAGTCAGGTCATGGATTATGTTCGGGAGGAGGATTTTTACCGTCCCGGCAACCGCGAGATTTTTAAAACGATCCTGATGCTGTCTAAAAATCATGAGCCTATCGATTTGGTGACGGTGGCCGATCATCTTAAACAGCGGCATAAACTTGATGATATCGGTGGCAGCGGCTATCTTTCTTCTTTGGTGGATAACGTTCATACCGCCGCCAATCTGTCCGCCTATGCCAGAATCGTCAAGAATAAATCCTTGCTCAGGGGCTTGATTCAAACTGCGACCACGATTGTCGAACAGAGTTACGGGGAGGTCGAAGATGTGGATCAGCTGGTTGACAGCGCGGAAAGGGCGATTCTCGATGTGGCCAGAAAACGTAATCAATCGGAGATAACCCCGATCGATGAAATTGTCAAAAGCAGTTTTGCTGCGATCGACGCGGCTTATCGCAGCAATACCACGATTACCGGAGTGGCGACTGGTTTTGCCGGGATCGACAATATGACCTGTGGTTTTCAGCGTTCGGACCTGATTATTATCGCCGGTCGTCCGAGTATGGGCAAAACCTCTTTTGCACTCAATATTGCTCACAATGCCTCCGCCAACCCGGAGGTGGTGACGCGCGTTGCCTTTTTTTCACTGGAGATGTCAAAAGAACAGCTGGTTACGAGGCTGCTCTGCAGTCAATCCGAGATTAATGCTCAGACGATTCGTCGGGGGCTGCTTAAAGATCAGGACTGGCCGCGACTTTCCGAGGCGGCGGCGGTGGTTTCCGAATTGCCGATTTATATTGATGATACCGCAGCGATCTCCATTATGGAGATGCGGGCCAAGGCCAGACGGCTGCAGAACAACAAAGGACTGGATATGGTCATGGTGGATTATCTGCAGTTGATGCGCGGCGATGGCGAGAGTCGGGAGCGCGAAATCTCGGAAATCTCACGTTCTCTGAAGGCTATGGCCAAAGAGCTCAACGTACCTGTAGTCGCTCTTTCTCAGCTCAACCGCAGCGTCGAATCAAGGGTCGACCGCCGTCCGCAGCTTTCCGATCTGCGTGAATCCGGGGCTATCGAACAGGATGCTGATGTGATTATGTTTGTTTACCGAGATGAGGTTTATAACAAGGATAAGCCGGAGAATGCCGGCCTGGCCGAGATTCTGATCCGAAAACAACGAAACGGTCCCACAGGTGTGGTTAATATGAGATTTTTTGGTGAGTTTACAACCTTTCGTGATATCGATAACCGTTATGACGCCTATGAAGGAGGGCGCGAACAAATGTCGGAGCGTGAACTGGCTGCGGTGGAGAGTGATTTTGCTCACTTTGACGCAGTCAGAGAGGATTGA
- a CDS encoding universal stress protein: protein MTPMKEGANKCRSVNWLRWRVILLTLTQSERIDRQFWGKESAMLGIRRKIMVAVDGSAVSDKAVHEAVWLACCQGGKFKNKLYAVFVKADRIRDYDDLFARGLSARTEDPERWQRIVDEAFLVVRKLAAEKEVQLETLVVDGSPAVSIIKLAREYDIDLLVVGSTGKGAMKRAFLGSVSAEVVEQAPCGVYVVRA, encoded by the coding sequence ATGACGCCTATGAAGGAGGGCGCGAACAAATGTCGGAGCGTGAACTGGCTGCGGTGGAGAGTGATTTTGCTCACTTTGACGCAGTCAGAGAGGATTGATCGGCAATTCTGGGGAAAGGAGTCCGCAATGTTGGGAATTCGAAGAAAGATCATGGTCGCGGTGGATGGTTCGGCCGTTTCCGACAAAGCTGTTCACGAAGCGGTTTGGCTGGCTTGTTGTCAGGGCGGAAAGTTTAAGAACAAACTTTATGCGGTTTTTGTTAAAGCGGATCGCATTCGTGATTACGATGATCTTTTTGCCCGTGGCCTGTCGGCTCGGACCGAAGACCCGGAGCGCTGGCAGCGGATTGTCGATGAAGCTTTTCTGGTCGTGCGTAAGCTTGCCGCCGAGAAAGAGGTTCAACTGGAGACCCTGGTCGTGGATGGCTCGCCGGCGGTTTCGATTATCAAGCTGGCGCGTGAGTATGATATTGACCTGCTGGTTGTCGGCAGCACCGGCAAAGGCGCGATGAAAAGAGCCTTTCTGGGCAGCGTCTCGGCGGAGGTTGTTGAACAGGCTCCTTGCGGGGTTTATGTCGTGAGAGCATGA
- a CDS encoding sulfurtransferase FdhD, with amino-acid sequence MNKSQPFSAFSYEVDGQRWQRFQPALITEIPLQIWINGEHLVTLHRTPGNELFLAAGYLYYQGLISCPEDIKAQRLITLTSETASPLACDSLRLTIKTPRTAISALTAGAIWTIIQPQRENPRSKPFSLPPSSLTELPAKMHQRQQLYQTTAGAHAVAIVDESGEILHCEEDVGRTNALDKLVGYCLCQKIDMTSQGAVFSGRINLEMAVKIVRAGFPLVFSFSAPTAGAVRLLEQADIAYAGSLRAGSFTLFCGSL; translated from the coding sequence ATGAATAAAAGTCAACCGTTTTCAGCCTTCTCCTATGAAGTCGACGGCCAACGCTGGCAGCGTTTTCAACCTGCGCTTATAACGGAAATTCCGTTGCAGATCTGGATCAACGGAGAACATCTGGTCACGCTGCATCGCACCCCCGGCAACGAACTCTTTCTGGCCGCCGGCTATCTCTATTATCAGGGTCTGATCAGTTGTCCCGAAGATATCAAAGCTCAGCGTCTGATTACGCTGACCTCCGAAACCGCTTCACCTCTTGCCTGCGACTCCTTACGTCTGACGATCAAGACACCGCGCACCGCGATCAGCGCTCTGACCGCCGGAGCTATCTGGACAATAATCCAACCGCAAAGGGAAAATCCCCGGAGTAAGCCTTTTTCCCTGCCCCCCTCCAGCCTCACAGAGCTGCCCGCGAAAATGCATCAGCGACAACAGCTCTACCAAACGACCGCCGGAGCCCACGCCGTCGCCATCGTTGACGAATCTGGGGAGATTCTCCACTGCGAGGAAGATGTTGGCCGCACCAACGCTTTGGACAAGCTGGTAGGCTACTGCCTCTGCCAAAAAATTGACATGACTTCTCAGGGTGCGGTTTTCAGCGGCCGCATCAATCTGGAAATGGCGGTTAAGATTGTCCGCGCCGGGTTCCCTCTGGTGTTCTCGTTTTCGGCCCCCACGGCGGGGGCGGTACGTCTTCTCGAACAAGCCGACATCGCCTATGCCGGCTCTTTGCGAGCCGGCTCATTCACCCTGTTCTGCGGCTCCCTTTAG
- a CDS encoding nucleoside deaminase: MTLALDEARFAWLAGEIPVGAVAVWRGRIIARGRNCKEEKKLALAHAEIEVLEQASRKLGDWRLNEVTLYVTLEPCIMCAGALFQARIGRLVYGCPDPKGGAIESLYRLGEDARLNHAFAVRGGVFKARSAALLTTFFRGLRGTPKST, translated from the coding sequence ATGACCTTGGCCCTGGATGAAGCCCGATTTGCCTGGCTGGCCGGAGAAATTCCGGTCGGAGCGGTAGCGGTCTGGCGGGGACGGATTATCGCCCGGGGGCGGAATTGCAAGGAAGAAAAAAAACTGGCTCTGGCTCACGCCGAAATCGAGGTGCTTGAACAAGCCAGCCGCAAGCTGGGTGACTGGCGGTTGAATGAAGTAACCCTTTATGTTACCCTTGAACCCTGTATCATGTGTGCCGGAGCGTTGTTTCAGGCTCGTATCGGACGTTTGGTGTACGGTTGCCCGGATCCCAAGGGCGGGGCGATCGAGAGCCTCTACCGTCTGGGGGAGGATGCTCGTTTAAATCATGCTTTTGCCGTGCGGGGCGGAGTTTTCAAGGCCCGGTCGGCGGCTTTGCTGACAACCTTTTTTCGTGGTCTGCGTGGGACCCCGAAGTCAACCTGA
- a CDS encoding GTPase Era: MTEFRSGFVALVGRPNVGKSTLLNHILAEKIAIVTDKPQTTRNRIVGIKNFPAAQMVLVDTPGLHSPKGQLNQKLVEISQAAWRDADLALVLLEAGNARLRSGELEILNRARAEQIPFLVALNKIDQLAERDGSYLSRLPMAAELKNEFALEKERLFFISARDGVGVESLVREMLARLPCHPAYFPDDIQTQMSERFWVQEVIREQIIKLTRDEIPYSVAVEIDYYRDLEARLSIGASIYVEQDSQKGILIGRGGSMLKKIGILSRQAIEAFVGIPIFLELHVAVARNWTRDAAQLKRFGYDQE; this comes from the coding sequence ATGACTGAATTTCGCAGCGGCTTTGTCGCCCTGGTGGGACGCCCGAATGTGGGCAAGTCGACTCTGCTGAACCATATTCTGGCGGAAAAAATCGCTATCGTTACGGATAAGCCGCAGACCACCCGCAATCGCATCGTCGGTATCAAAAATTTTCCGGCGGCCCAGATGGTTCTGGTCGATACCCCGGGGCTGCACAGCCCGAAAGGGCAACTGAACCAGAAACTGGTAGAAATCTCACAGGCAGCCTGGCGCGATGCCGATCTAGCCCTGGTCTTGCTGGAAGCCGGGAATGCTCGGCTGCGTTCCGGCGAGCTAGAGATTCTCAACCGGGCCCGGGCCGAACAGATCCCCTTCCTGGTTGCCTTGAATAAGATCGACCAGCTTGCCGAGCGCGACGGTTCATACCTCAGCCGTTTACCGATGGCCGCGGAACTGAAAAATGAATTCGCTCTGGAGAAGGAGAGACTTTTTTTTATCAGCGCCCGGGACGGTGTCGGAGTGGAATCCCTGGTGCGGGAAATGCTGGCCCGGTTGCCCTGTCATCCGGCTTACTTCCCGGATGATATACAGACCCAGATGAGTGAAAGGTTCTGGGTGCAGGAGGTTATCCGGGAGCAGATTATCAAACTGACCCGGGATGAAATTCCCTATTCAGTGGCGGTTGAGATCGATTATTACCGTGATCTGGAAGCCCGCCTTAGTATTGGAGCTTCAATCTATGTTGAGCAGGATTCGCAGAAAGGGATCCTTATCGGTCGCGGCGGAAGCATGCTGAAAAAGATCGGTATCTTGTCGCGACAGGCCATTGAGGCCTTTGTCGGAATTCCGATTTTTCTGGAGCTTCATGTCGCGGTGGCCCGCAACTGGACCCGGGATGCCGCTCAGCTCAAACGTTTTGGCTATGATCAGGAATGA
- a CDS encoding D-glycero-beta-D-manno-heptose-7-phosphate kinase — translation METGHDFLSPDRLRQLLAAMRGRRVLVFGDVMVDCFIRGTVERISPEAPVPVVSVVSRENRPGGAANVVRNLLALGARPELVALIGDDPEGLSLCRELQESGCGIAGLVCEAQRQTSVKTRIVAHQQQVVRFDQETLSPFSLESRQALRDAIMAACARVEGVIVSDYGKGVVERELFDLLVSETRRRGLFLALDPKVVNFDLYHDVDLVTPNTMEAGQACGFPVDSETLARAGACIKERFRSRALIITRGDDGMAIFPGSDKPLLLPTLAREVFDVTGAGDTVIAVLTLALLESGVKLFEAALLANLAAGIVVGKRGTATVSGDEIVDYYQSSRPRIDASRS, via the coding sequence ATGGAAACAGGTCATGATTTTCTTTCTCCGGATCGTTTGCGGCAGCTGCTGGCGGCGATGCGGGGCCGTCGGGTGCTGGTGTTTGGCGATGTGATGGTTGATTGTTTTATTCGCGGCACGGTGGAAAGAATTTCCCCGGAGGCGCCGGTGCCGGTGGTCTCGGTTGTCAGCCGGGAAAATCGTCCGGGCGGCGCCGCCAATGTGGTTCGTAACCTGTTGGCGCTGGGGGCTCGACCTGAACTGGTCGCCCTGATCGGAGATGATCCCGAGGGCCTGTCCCTGTGCCGGGAGCTGCAGGAGAGCGGCTGTGGAATCGCCGGCCTGGTTTGTGAAGCGCAGCGCCAGACCTCGGTGAAGACGCGCATCGTCGCGCACCAGCAGCAGGTTGTCCGCTTCGATCAGGAAACCCTCAGCCCTTTTTCGCTGGAGAGTCGTCAGGCCTTGCGAGACGCCATCATGGCGGCCTGCGCCCGGGTTGAGGGGGTGATTGTTTCGGATTACGGCAAAGGGGTGGTGGAGCGCGAACTTTTCGATCTGCTGGTCAGCGAAACCCGGCGGCGGGGTCTTTTTCTGGCGCTCGATCCCAAGGTTGTCAATTTTGATCTTTATCATGACGTCGATCTGGTTACGCCCAATACCATGGAGGCCGGACAGGCCTGCGGTTTTCCCGTTGACAGTGAGACTCTGGCCCGGGCCGGGGCCTGTATCAAGGAGCGTTTTCGCAGTCGTGCGTTGATTATTACCCGGGGCGACGATGGCATGGCCATCTTTCCGGGCAGCGACAAACCGTTGCTGCTTCCGACCCTGGCGCGCGAGGTTTTCGATGTGACCGGGGCCGGCGATACGGTGATCGCGGTGCTCACGCTGGCTCTGCTTGAATCCGGGGTTAAATTATTTGAAGCCGCCCTGCTGGCCAATCTCGCTGCCGGGATCGTGGTTGGTAAACGGGGGACGGCTACCGTTTCCGGGGATGAAATTGTAGATTATTATCAAAGTTCGAGGCCGCGAATCGATGCGTCCAGATCTTGA
- a CDS encoding DUF4416 family protein, whose product MRPDLDYREPEPGALMISALAGTPATALAAAQLLEPEFGPIDCCSFWLSFAHSRYYEAEMGRGLGRYLLFFQRPFLRSRLIDAKLFSDQLEIRLAAAGRRRVNLDPGYLALDHLVLASTKAVPHRPYLGRGIYADLTLVFESGQYIPLRWSYPDYAGDYVRELCGEVRKKILRRRRQGDWR is encoded by the coding sequence ATGCGTCCAGATCTTGATTATCGTGAGCCTGAACCCGGGGCTTTAATGATCAGTGCGCTTGCCGGAACACCGGCGACGGCGCTGGCCGCAGCGCAACTTCTTGAACCTGAGTTCGGGCCGATTGACTGTTGTTCTTTCTGGCTTTCTTTTGCTCATTCGCGTTATTATGAAGCCGAAATGGGTCGGGGGCTCGGTCGTTATTTGCTGTTTTTTCAGCGGCCGTTTTTACGTTCGCGGCTGATTGACGCCAAGTTGTTCAGTGACCAACTGGAAATCCGTCTGGCCGCGGCCGGTCGTCGTCGGGTTAACCTCGACCCCGGTTATCTGGCGCTTGATCATCTGGTGCTGGCTTCGACGAAGGCGGTGCCGCATCGTCCTTATCTGGGTCGTGGCATCTACGCTGATCTGACCCTGGTTTTTGAGTCGGGCCAGTATATTCCCCTGCGCTGGAGTTATCCCGATTATGCCGGCGACTATGTCAGGGAGTTATGCGGAGAGGTGAGAAAAAAAATATTACGCCGGCGGCGGCAGGGAGATTGGCGCTGA
- a CDS encoding diaminopimelate epimerase — MSGIQNSSLFFWKMQGGGNDFMVIDNRGRIFPEKTRPALVRKLCRRALGVGADGLILVEEAEAADFTCRFYNADGSEAEMCGNGGRCVARFAFLQKLASAKMVFLTPAGAIRAQVDGDRVRLEMPRPHSLRQGLELEIEGERIAVDFINSGVPHAILVVDCDPDPSWLLRQGAAIRRHPVFAPAGTNVNFVRIVNERRLAIRTYERGVEAETLACGTGSVAAALLLAVRGKVASPTAVVTGSGEILTIFYKQEGLDFSEVFLEGGAVIVYKGVLELVLPPTERVV; from the coding sequence ATGTCTGGAATTCAAAATAGCAGTTTGTTTTTCTGGAAGATGCAGGGTGGCGGTAATGATTTTATGGTCATCGATAACCGTGGGCGGATTTTCCCTGAAAAAACACGCCCCGCTCTGGTGCGCAAGCTCTGTCGCCGGGCTCTTGGGGTCGGGGCCGATGGTCTGATTCTTGTGGAAGAGGCTGAAGCCGCCGATTTCACCTGCCGATTTTACAACGCCGACGGCTCTGAAGCTGAGATGTGCGGTAACGGGGGGCGTTGCGTCGCGCGTTTTGCTTTTCTTCAGAAGCTGGCCTCGGCGAAAATGGTTTTTCTGACTCCGGCCGGAGCGATTCGGGCTCAGGTCGATGGTGACCGGGTAAGGCTCGAGATGCCCCGGCCACATTCCCTGCGCCAGGGTCTTGAGCTGGAGATTGAAGGTGAACGGATTGCCGTCGATTTCATCAACAGCGGCGTGCCGCATGCGATCTTGGTGGTTGATTGCGATCCGGACCCTTCTTGGCTTCTGCGGCAGGGGGCCGCGATTCGCCGACACCCGGTTTTTGCCCCGGCGGGGACGAATGTCAACTTCGTCCGGATTGTGAATGAGCGTCGTTTGGCGATCCGGACCTATGAACGAGGGGTCGAAGCTGAAACCCTGGCCTGTGGTACCGGTTCGGTGGCGGCCGCTCTTCTTCTGGCCGTGCGCGGAAAGGTTGCTTCCCCGACCGCGGTGGTTACTGGAAGTGGTGAGATTCTGACGATTTTTTATAAGCAGGAAGGGCTGGACTTTTCTGAAGTTTTCCTTGAAGGGGGGGCTGTAATCGTATATAAAGGGGTTCTGGAATTAGTTTTACCGCCAACCGAGCGAGTCGTGTAA
- a CDS encoding 4-hydroxy-tetrahydrodipicolinate synthase, whose translation MFDGAMVAIVTPFRDGVVDETALRELVEFQIAGGTDAIIPCGTTGESATLSHAEHQQVIDIVIDAVAKRVPVIAGAGSNNTAEAIRLTQHAKDVGADGVLLITPYYNKPSQEGLYQHFKAIAESVDIPILLYNVPSRTSVDLLPATVGRLAALPNIVGIKEATGCMQRASAIIAACGPDFALLSGDDFTFFPQMCIGGRGVISVTANIAPSLIAGICDAVAAGQWSEAAAMHHKLQKLCATMFIETNPVPVKTALAMMGRIVEEIRLPMVMMEADNRSHLEQVLKAYALI comes from the coding sequence ATGTTTGACGGAGCCATGGTAGCGATTGTTACCCCGTTCAGAGACGGGGTTGTAGATGAAACCGCTTTAAGGGAATTGGTTGAGTTTCAGATCGCTGGGGGCACGGATGCGATCATTCCCTGCGGAACGACCGGAGAATCGGCGACGCTGTCGCATGCCGAACACCAGCAGGTGATCGATATCGTGATTGATGCGGTGGCTAAGCGGGTACCGGTGATTGCCGGAGCCGGTTCCAACAATACGGCTGAGGCGATTCGTTTGACCCAGCACGCCAAGGATGTCGGAGCCGACGGGGTTCTGCTGATAACCCCATATTACAATAAACCTTCGCAGGAGGGGCTTTATCAGCATTTCAAAGCGATTGCCGAAAGCGTTGATATTCCCATTCTGCTTTATAATGTGCCCAGTCGGACGAGTGTCGATCTCCTGCCGGCTACCGTGGGGCGGCTGGCCGCGCTTCCTAATATCGTGGGGATTAAGGAGGCTACTGGCTGTATGCAGAGAGCCTCCGCTATTATCGCGGCCTGCGGGCCCGATTTTGCCCTGTTGTCCGGGGACGATTTTACCTTTTTCCCGCAGATGTGCATCGGTGGGCGCGGAGTGATTTCGGTCACGGCCAATATCGCGCCTTCCTTGATTGCCGGAATCTGTGATGCCGTTGCCGCCGGTCAGTGGTCGGAGGCCGCCGCCATGCATCATAAGTTGCAAAAACTTTGCGCGACCATGTTTATCGAAACCAATCCGGTGCCGGTCAAGACCGCACTTGCCATGATGGGTCGGATAGTCGAAGAAATCAGATTGCCGATGGTCATGATGGAAGCCGACAATCGGAGCCATCTGGAGCAGGTTCTGAAAGCCTACGCCTTGATTTGA
- a CDS encoding NAD(P)-dependent glycerol-3-phosphate dehydrogenase gives MDIGVVGAGSWGTALADLLARIGHRVTLWAYESDLVLRMRRGRENDLFLPDITLHENLCFTDSLAEAVAGRELVLLVPPSQLMRQIFCRLLPYLKENLVLVSASKGIENESLMTMSQVLEEELERSGRKARLAFLSGPSFAREVAKGLPTAVVAAAADERVAEIVQQVFSGERFRVYTSTDVIGIEFGGALKNVMALAAGIADGLGFGSNTRAALITRGLFEMTRLGVAAGARAQTFAGLAGMGDLVLTCTGDLSRNRTVGLELGRGRSLEEILAGMRMVAEGIKTTVSTYQLAARLQVEAPITEQVYSILEAGKDPRQAVVDLLQRSLKSEI, from the coding sequence ATGGATATCGGGGTTGTAGGCGCCGGGAGTTGGGGCACGGCCCTGGCTGACCTGCTGGCGCGGATCGGTCATCGGGTAACACTTTGGGCTTATGAGTCGGATCTGGTTCTGCGCATGCGCCGGGGACGGGAAAATGATCTTTTTCTACCCGATATCACTCTGCATGAAAATTTGTGTTTTACCGACAGCCTGGCGGAAGCGGTCGCAGGTCGGGAACTGGTTTTACTGGTGCCCCCATCACAATTGATGCGTCAGATTTTTTGTCGTTTGTTACCCTATCTGAAAGAAAATCTGGTACTGGTTTCCGCTTCCAAGGGGATCGAAAACGAGAGCCTGATGACGATGTCCCAGGTTCTGGAGGAAGAACTGGAGCGGTCTGGGCGCAAGGCACGACTGGCCTTTCTTTCCGGCCCCTCTTTCGCCCGCGAGGTGGCCAAGGGCTTGCCGACCGCAGTGGTCGCGGCCGCGGCTGATGAGCGGGTAGCCGAAATCGTACAGCAGGTTTTCAGCGGTGAGCGCTTTCGCGTGTACACCAGCACCGATGTGATTGGGATCGAATTCGGCGGCGCCCTGAAAAATGTCATGGCTCTGGCCGCAGGAATTGCCGACGGGCTGGGGTTTGGTTCAAATACCCGGGCGGCCCTGATTACCAGGGGACTTTTCGAGATGACCCGTTTGGGGGTTGCGGCCGGAGCCCGGGCGCAGACTTTTGCCGGATTGGCCGGAATGGGTGATCTGGTTTTGACCTGTACCGGCGATCTTTCCCGTAATCGTACGGTCGGACTTGAATTGGGTCGGGGGCGTTCCCTGGAGGAAATTCTGGCGGGGATGAGAATGGTCGCCGAAGGGATCAAAACCACGGTTTCGACCTATCAGCTGGCGGCCAGGCTGCAGGTTGAAGCGCCCATAACCGAGCAGGTCTATTCCATTCTCGAAGCGGGAAAGGATCCCCGGCAGGCGGTGGTGGATCTTCTGCAAAGAAGTCTTAAGTCGGAAATATAA
- the dapB gene encoding 4-hydroxy-tetrahydrodipicolinate reductase, translating into MLRIAVTGAAGRMGGAFLAYLESQADVVAQFVSNAGKLSLPEKLELLAEACRLQRPDVLVDFSYPEATLAYAEWAASESLAMVVGTTGFTRSQLDRLAEILRPVPALLSPNMSLMMNLAWRMIANATAVLPHDTVDVEIVEKHHREKRNAPSSTALKIAQLVAEKRGWTLSQSLRHQARWGLIGSRPHKEIAIASLRGGTFNSEHAVIFAGQGESLEITHRSQSLEPYARGTLQASRWLLKQAPGMYDMLDMLGLQEVLY; encoded by the coding sequence ATGTTACGGATTGCCGTTACCGGGGCCGCGGGTCGCATGGGCGGCGCTTTTCTGGCGTATCTTGAGAGTCAGGCAGATGTCGTGGCCCAATTCGTGAGCAACGCCGGTAAACTTTCGCTCCCTGAGAAGTTGGAGCTTCTGGCTGAGGCCTGCCGGTTGCAGCGGCCGGATGTGCTGGTGGATTTCAGTTATCCCGAGGCGACCCTGGCTTATGCCGAATGGGCCGCGAGCGAGAGTTTAGCGATGGTTGTCGGAACGACCGGCTTTACCCGCTCACAGCTGGACAGGTTGGCGGAAATTCTGCGGCCGGTACCCGCGCTGTTGAGTCCCAATATGAGTCTGATGATGAACCTGGCCTGGCGTATGATCGCGAACGCCACGGCGGTGCTGCCGCACGATACGGTTGACGTGGAGATCGTCGAGAAACATCACCGGGAAAAACGCAATGCACCCAGCAGCACGGCTCTGAAAATAGCTCAGCTGGTAGCTGAGAAAAGAGGTTGGACGCTCTCCCAGTCGCTGCGGCATCAGGCGCGCTGGGGACTGATCGGCAGCCGACCGCACAAGGAAATTGCGATTGCCAGTCTTCGCGGGGGGACTTTTAACAGTGAGCATGCCGTAATTTTCGCCGGCCAAGGTGAGAGTCTTGAGATCACGCATCGCTCGCAATCACTGGAGCCTTATGCTCGTGGCACGCTGCAGGCATCCCGCTGGCTTCTGAAACAAGCCCCCGGGATGTACGACATGCTGGATATGCTGGGTCTGCAGGAGGTCCTTTATTGA
- a CDS encoding LysR family transcriptional regulator codes for MFAAGLRYRTPRIRSCCSFQANSISKKTGQHMIEMRQIQVFLAISEHLNFSRAAEKIYLTQPTVSGHLKNLENFLKVQLVDRSGREVRLTSAGEIFLPFARRIFALQEKARKEMRLYAGAEHGKLEIGGSNTPGQYILPAVIGRFTQSRQQTKVTLRIEDSQSIIDLVGDGELELGLVGNPPTDKDFISIKCQGDELYLVASPARGRSISSPLSLETLRKLPFIIREKGSGTRRSMLSVLQQRGLTKLEDLNLVAEMGSAEAVRQAVKNDLGVTIISNLCVDEDLKNGNLQQLSLPDGPIKRDFYLIYNRDRRLSPLAELFKEYILNPEKT; via the coding sequence ATGTTCGCCGCGGGCCTCAGGTATCGAACGCCTCGCATTCGGAGCTGTTGCAGTTTTCAGGCTAATTCCATCTCAAAAAAAACAGGACAGCATATGATTGAGATGCGACAGATTCAAGTCTTTCTGGCAATCAGCGAACATCTGAATTTCAGTCGGGCGGCGGAAAAGATCTATTTGACTCAGCCCACCGTCAGCGGTCACCTGAAAAACCTGGAAAACTTCCTTAAAGTTCAACTCGTCGACCGCAGCGGCCGTGAGGTTCGCCTGACTTCGGCCGGCGAGATCTTTCTGCCCTTCGCCCGCCGAATCTTCGCCCTGCAGGAAAAGGCCCGCAAAGAAATGCGGCTTTACGCCGGAGCGGAACACGGCAAGCTAGAAATCGGCGGCAGCAATACTCCGGGCCAATATATTCTGCCAGCGGTAATCGGCCGTTTTACACAGAGCCGCCAACAAACCAAAGTCACCCTGCGCATTGAAGACAGCCAGTCAATCATCGATCTGGTCGGCGACGGCGAGCTTGAGCTGGGATTGGTCGGCAACCCGCCCACAGACAAGGATTTCATTTCGATAAAATGCCAGGGAGACGAGCTCTACCTGGTAGCGTCTCCGGCCCGCGGCCGTTCAATTTCCTCACCGCTCAGCCTTGAAACCCTCAGGAAGCTACCTTTTATAATCCGGGAAAAAGGTTCCGGAACCCGACGGAGCATGCTTTCAGTCTTACAACAAAGAGGTCTGACCAAACTTGAAGACTTAAATCTGGTCGCTGAAATGGGCAGCGCGGAAGCGGTTCGTCAGGCGGTCAAAAATGATCTCGGGGTAACCATCATCTCCAACCTCTGTGTCGATGAAGACCTGAAAAACGGAAACCTGCAACAGCTCAGCCTTCCGGACGGCCCGATCAAACGCGACTTTTATCTGATCTACAATCGCGACCGGCGTCTTTCGCCCCTGGCCGAACTTTTCAAAGAGTATATTCTGAACCCGGAAAAGACTTGA